GTGCCCGATTTTCCATTAGAAAAAAGGCGCGGTCCGACCTTAAAACTGGTCTGGCTCAAAGATGAAAAAGGCCAACCGGTGGACCATGTGATGATAACCCTTTACCCCAAACCCCGCTCCTACACCGGCGAAGACCTTGCGGAAATCTCCTGCCATGGCAGCCCCTTGATTATTGACCTGATTACCAGCCTTTGCCAGCGTTATGGCTGTCGTATTGCCGAACCCGGTGAGTTTACCCGTAGGGCGGTGCTCAACGGCAAACTCACCCTTTCTCAGGCTGAGGCGCTGGGCGCGCTCGTCTATGCCCAGACCCTGCCCGCGCACCGTTCTCTTATCGCCGCATATCAGGGCGCGACCAGCCGGCTGGTCAACGAACTCGGAGAAAAGATACGCGAACTCTACACCCTAACCGAATACCTCCTCGGTTTTGATGAAGAAGAAAAGACCGACGAAACCGGGCTCAATAAAAAATCCAAAGAAATCATCGCGCAACTTAACCAGGCAATCTCTCAGGCAGAACGCAACCGCTTTTTACTGGAACCGGCGCGGGTAACAATCATTGGCCGTCCCAATGTCGGCAAATCCAGTCTGTTTAACCGCCTTCTGGGTGAAGAACGGGCAATCATCAGCCCATTCCCGGGCACGACCCGTGACTATCTTGACGCCACAACCACCATCAACGGTATTTTGGTCCGGCTTATTGACACTTGCGGCTTTGACCCGAAAACCCGAAACCCATTAACCCGACTCGGCACCCGCAAAACCGAAGTCGCCCTTAAAAACAGCGACCTCCTCCTTGTCGTATTTGACGGCTCTCAGCCGGCACAACCTCAGGACCGGTCAATTCTTGCCTTGACCGAAAATTTCCCTAAAATTTATATTATCAACAAGAGTGACCTCAACCGTCATCTTGATAACCATTTCCTGCCCGCTCCCGCAATTACCCTATCCTGCAAAACCGGCACCGGCATCAACCGATTGCGCAGGGCGCTCGTCCGCCATCTTTCCGCCTCTCCTATCCGCACAACCTGTCCGGTCATCACCCGGCGTCAAATTGAGGCGCTTATTACCTGCCGGGACCGGCTTTGCGCCAGCCTTTTGAGTTCCAACCTCGAAACCCGTAGCGTTGAAATCGGTTTTGCGCTTGACGCCTTGAACCAGATTGACCGACCGCTCACCAGCGAAGAACTCCTGAACCGAATTTTTGAAAACTTCTGTGTTGGCAAATGATGGAAAAGATTCTTCTCTGGCTTGACCACACCCCGGCGGCACGCGCTGCCGCCACCTGGACGATAAACCTTGCCCAGCGCCTATCGGCTCGGGTCTATGCCCTCTATGTCCTGCCCCCGGAAGGAAAACCGGCAACTCCCCGAACCCGGGCACAGAAAACAGACACCAAAAAAGAGGAAGAAGCCTGGGAACTCCTCTATGAGGTTGAGGACGAGGCGTTTGCCCAGGATGTCCGGATATCGTTGCTCTTTGAACCGGGCGAACCGCTTGAGCGATTTCGTGAAATCCTCGCCAGTTACAACCCGGACCTGGTCGTGGTCGGCGCCGATGGTCCGTTTTCTCCCGTTGAAATCATCAAACAGTCACCCCAGCCAGTAGTGTTTGTAAAAAAAATCCCCGCCCTTGCGGGAAATAGTAAGGAGGATTGATGCTGAAAAAGGTTTCAGAACTTCTTCCCCGTTCGGCTATTATTCTCGAACTAAACGCCAAAGAAAAAGAGGCGGCAATTAAAGAACTCGCCGCCCCGCTTGTGCAAGCCGGGTTTGTCACCGATGAGGCGCAATTTGTCAGCGCCATCCTGCGCCGGGAAAACTTAGAGAGTACCGGCATCGGCTTTGGTGTTGCCATTCCCCATGCCCGCACCAACGCCGCGGTCAGCACCGTCCTTGCCTTTGGCCGTTCCAGCACCGGTGTTGACTTTTCCAGCCTGGACGGTAAGCCTTCCCATCTCATCTTTCTCATCGCCTCACCAGAGACGATGAAACGGGAATACATCTGGACCCTTGCCAAACTGTCCAGTTTGTTGCGCCGCGACGAGGTACGGAACGGGCTCACCAAAGCCCAAACCGTGGATGAGGTTTATTCAATAATCGAGCGTTACGAACGGTATTAAACCCGCCGCTGCGATGGAAATTACCTACACGCTCTTCCGCGCCCGCCAACTTTTGATAGAAAAGTTCAATCAACTGGGCTACACCATCGCGCCGGACGAAATCCGCGCCCCGGTCCCGGGTGTCCAAGCCGACCTCGCCATCCCGGTTTTCCGGCTGGCAAAAACCCTCGGCAAAAACCCGAACGAACTGGCAACCGCAATCAGCCCGCGCCTTGACCTCAGCGCCACGCTGTTTGCCTCGGCAAAACCGCTCAATGGCTACATCAACTTAAAATTTCATCCCGAGCGGTTCGCCTGTGCCGTTTTTGCCGACTACTGTGCCGCACCGGATAAGTACGGCAGTTTTACCCTGGGCAAAGGCAAAACCGTCGTAATCGACTACTCCTCACCCAACATCGCCAAACCGTTCTCGGTGGGCCATCTCCGCTCCACCGTTATCGGTCAGGCGTTAAAAAACATCCTCTCCTATCTCGGCTATCAGGTTATTGGTGACAACCACCTTGGTGACTGGGGAACCCAGTTTGGCAAACTCCTTGCCGCCTACGGACTGTGGGGAAACGAAACCCAGCTAAACCAGAACCCGACCCTGCACCTCCTTGACCTCTATGTCCAGTTCCACCAGAAGGCAAAACAGGACCCGGCACTTGAAATCAAGGCAAGGGATTGGTTCCGCCGGCTGGAACAGGGCGACCCGGAAGCACGTAACCGCTGGCAGCAGTTTGTCCTTCTCAGCCTCAAGGAGTTTGAAAAAATCTATCAGCTCCTCGGCATCACCTTTGATGTCACCCTGGGCGAAAGTTTTTACGCCCCTTTTCTGCAGGATGTGATTGACCGGGCATTGCAAATGGGTGTTGCCCGGAAACAGACGCCGCCCCGGGACGAAAAAAATATCGATGACGAGGTCAACCCGGAAGAACCGGTTGTCCTTATTCCCCTTGACCAGATGGGCATTACGGTCCCTCTTATCCTCCAGAAGTCGGACGGCACCAGCCTGTACGCGACCCGGGAAATTGCGACCGTTGAGTACCGTATCAAAACCTGGCACCCGGAAAAAATCCTCTATGTCGTCGGCAACGAACAGGAACTTTACTTCAAACAGTTCAACGCCGCCCTCAAACTCTTAGGCATCACCACCCCCTGCATCCACATCGGCTTTGGCTTAATTCGCCTGCCCCAGGGCAAACTTTCCACCCGGGAAGGTCGGGTCATCCTTCTTGAAGATGTCATTAAAGAGGCGATAGAGCGGGCAAAAAAGGTTGTGATGAGCCGGGACCTGCCCGAAAACGAAAAAGCGGATATCGCCCGCAAGGTGGGCATCGGCGCGATAAAGTACGCCGACCTCTCCCAGAACCGGCGCAAAGATGTGGTGTTTGACTGGGACCGGATGCTCTCCCTTGATGGTGACTCAGCGCCCTACCTCCAGTACGCCTACACCCGCACCCGCTCGATTCTGCGCAAAGCCTCCCCAACCAACCTATCAAGCGCCAACCCCAGCCTGCTCATCGCCCCGGAAGAACAGGCCCTGCTTCTTGACATCGCCCGCTTTCCTGATGCCATCCTTTCTGCCGCGGAAAACTATGAACCCCACCGTATCGCCAACCACCTTTATAACCTTGCCCGGGACTTCTCCACCTTTTACGACCGCATCCCGGTGCTTAACGCCGATACCGGGGAACTGCAACTCGCCCGGCTCGCCCTGGTTGAAATGACCGGCACCATCCTTAAAACCGGCCTTGGCTTACTGGGCATCGAAGTGATGGAGCGGATGTAAATCCGCCCGAAAACCCAGCCGGGAAAAGTATACTTTAAAGTATACAACTTAGAACAGGCTGATTTCTTATAACAATTTGTAATTTAAAAACTTAACTCAACTTCACCCCATTTTCCCTACCCAACCCCGGGGTAGTCTCGGGAATGGTATGGGAAATTGTTGGTCTTACCGTTTTTCAGGCACATTTTGGGCTAACTTCTCAACCCCCAATCTCTTAAGTTACCGCATCAAAAACCCCTGCCCAACCGCTCGCCGCTCTGACACCACCCGCGAACTCAAACTTTAACACCAACCGCAACTCATCTGCTAAACCCAAAACTCTGCTCAACCGCCCGGCTAAAGCTTAGTCTCCTATTACCGAATACGACAGGTTTATAATTTCAGAGTGGGTTAGCATTAGATGGGCTAAAGCGTGCCCGTCTCTTGACAATACCTTTTTTGTCGGTATAGTTATCTTGACCAGAAAAAAGGCTAAAAGGGTTCTGGCCCCGGATTGTTCCATCGAGAGAAGGGCTTTCCGGACGGTTAATTTCTCTCAAAAGGAGGTATCGTGTTCTACAAAAAAGTAGTAAAAGTGGGCGTCCTGCTCGGGATAGTTGCGGTTACAACGCTCTTCGCCGCAGAAGCTGGCGCCCTGTTCGCCTCCGGTGAAGTTAACCGGTCAAGAATCTCCCCGCTAATTACCGGCGCCTCAATGCACAAAACCATACCGATTCCACCCACGGACGACTCATCCTGGATAAAAGTCGACTCAATCCCTCTGGCACCGATTGGTGGTTCTGATGCTCTGTGCGGCTTAAAGGTTTATGGCGACACCATCTTTCTCGTCTGGAACCGGGCAGATTTACCCTATATCGTCCGAATACTCAACAGGCAGACCGGTGCGGTCATTGATTCCCTGATTGGTCATACAGTTGAATACAAGATGTCGCCGGTCAAGGTTGGTGACACCCTGTATGTGTCCGGGTTCTACCCTTCGGAGCACATCGATGTCTATTATCTGCCCACAAAAACTTACATCCGCCAGATTGGTCCTATCGGTTCTAATCGTACCCGCGGTATGGATTGGGATGGTAGCCGGCTCTGGGTCGGCGACAATTCAACTACTCCGCCACGGATTAACCTTATTGACCGGTCTGGGACAGTGCTAAAAACCTTAACCAACACCGGTGCACCGCTGGTGGGCTGGATAATGGATTTAACCCTGGACCGGATGATTCCGAATCGGCTCTGGCTCAATGACAATATCAGCGATGTTGCCTGTTACTGCGCCTTTGATACCGTTGCCAACACATTTCAGGTTCTTGCTACATTCACACCGCCCGCCGGCGTGGGTAGTACTGCAGAAGGCATCGGGTTCTATGGTCCGGACAACGGTTATGGCTACTGCTACACGAACTCGGCTTATGTCCTCTGGGCTTACAAGATGCTTGTCCATAGCCCGTCCGGAACAAACGACATTGGTGTCAGTTCCATAAAATCTCCCACTTCCATAGTTGACCCGAATACCACCATCACCCCAATCGCCCGCATCACCAACTTTGGCACCGCACCGCAGAGTAACTTCCCGGTCACCTGCTGGATTGATTCGGCTGGAACCCGCATCTACACCGCAAACTACACCTACACTCAAATTCTTGCTCCTGGTGCCACCGATTCGGTCTCCTTTTCTCCTAACTGGACCGCAGGTCCGGCAGGAACAAACTACTCCATAAAAATGTTCACCAACCTTTCAAACGACGAAAACCGTATCAATGACACCGCCCGTCTCACCTCAACAACCTTCTTAATCCGGGACACGCTGGTTGCTCCCTTTGCCATTGTTACCCCGACGCTCGACGGCAATATCCAGAATGCCGAATGGTCTGACGCCCTGAAGTGGGACATCTCCGATGTATTGAATATGCAGGGCAGCGGTGCGCGCCCCGCCGGTAGTTGCTATCTATATGTGAAACACGATTCCAGCAAAGTTTACTGGGCGCTTGACCTTAAAGCCAAAACCACGATTGAAGACTACGACCAGTTTGGCTGTTACCTTGACGAAAACCTGTCCCGAACCTGGGCAGTTGACTCATCTGAAGGCAACCACTGGTTTGTCTGGATAACCGGTGACACCGTCATCTACCGTGCCTTGATTGGACCGGGAAACCTTCCCAGCAACTACTGGCAGCGCTGGCAAAGCGGAAACGGCATATCCCGGGCAGGCACCGCTTCTGGCAACCTGCAGTTCGAGGCGGCGGTCCAAAAAGGAACTCTGAAATGGAACTACAACATAAATCAGACCTGTGACACCGTCGGGTTCTATGTTTACGCTGCTGCCGCTGGCAGCATCTACTGGGCAACCTGGCCCACCCGCATGCCCGGCGCCGAATGGAACAATGCCGCAAGATATGGCACCCTGATATTCAGCCCGGACCAAGTTGGTGTTGCCGAAGAGAAGCGTATGCCAATAAGTGATTTGCGGTTCGCAAATCCGTTGCGGCTCCCGCTTGTTATCCATACCGGACAGCGTCTTGAGGTTTACGACATCTCGGGCAAACTGGTAAAAGATATAACCCAAGCCAGGGGTGGCAGCATAACCTGGGATGGTAGAGATAAAACCGGCAAGCCGGTTTCCTCTGGGATCTACTTTATTAAACTGTTCCGCAACAATAACACCACCCAGACCAAAGCGGTTATACTGCGCTAAGTTAAAGAGAAAGGATGGGCGGGGAGTTATTCTCCCCGCCCCTTTTGCACCCGGAATCGTTAATTCAAGGTCTAACAGTTATGAAACAGGTTTATTTTGACCACGCCTCAGCGAGCCCGGTTTTGCCTGAAGCGCTGGAAGCGATGCTCCCCTTCCTGAAAGAGGAGTTTGGTAATCCCCAGAGTTTTCATCAGTATAGCAAAAAGTCAAAGGAGGCGGTTGAACACGCCCGGCAGCAGGTTGCCCGCCTGATTAACGCACCACCCGAATCCATCATCTTTACCGCCAGCGCCTCCGAGAGTAACAATCTTGCAATCAAAGGTTTTGCCCTTGCCAACAAATCCCGGGGCAATCACATTGTGATATCGGCGATTGAACACTTCTCGGTTCTTGAGCCGGTGAAGACCCTGAAGCGGCTCGGGTTTGACTATACAATTCTACCGGTTGACCGGTTCGGAATGGTTGATATCGATGCACTGAAGAAGGCGCTCCGCAAGGAAACCATCCTTGTCACAATAATGCACGCCAACAACGAAATCGGCACCATTGAACCGCTCAAAGAGATTGTTGCGCTATGCCACGAGCAAAACATATTGGTCCATTCGGACGGCACTGCGCTGCTGGGCAGACTGCCGGTTGATGTAACCGACCTCGGGGTTGATGCCTATTCGTTTTCGGCTCAGTCGTTTTACGGTCCGAAAGGTGCTGCCGCGCTCTATTTGAAACCGGGTAAAAGGCTTGTGCCTTTGATTGAAGGCGGGATTCAGGAAAAAGGACGCCGGGCAGGAACTGAGAATGTTCCGGCAATTGTTGGTATGGGAAAAGCAGCCGAAATCTGCCAGCACCAGGTCAACCAGTGGTCGCAAAAGATGCAGGCGCTTGCCCGTCGCATTGTCACCGAACTGCCCCAAAAGGTTGAGCGGATTGTTTTTACGGGTCATCCGGAAAAAAGGCTACCGGGCCATATCAGCCTCTGTGTTGAGTTTGTTGAGGGTGAAGCGATGCTTTTATCTCTTGATGACCAGGGCATCGCTGCCGCATCCGGCTCTGCTTGCACCGCCCGCACCCTGAAGGCATCCCATGTCCTTTTAGCGATTGGCTTGCCCCATGCTATCGCCCAGTCTTCGCTCGTGCTCACACTGGGTAAAGACAACACCGATGATGATGTTGATTACTTTTTAGCAAAATTCCCGCCGATTGTTGAGCGGTTGCGTTCCTTTTCACCCCTTTACGCCCGTTATCTTAAAGGCGAAGACCCGTACCAGTTTGGCACCGTTGATGAAGAACACCAAACTGGACACGAGCCCGAACATAGGGAAAATATAGAAGAAGGATAATTATGTATTCAGAAAAGGTAATGGACCACTTTCGTAACCCCCGCAATGTCGGGGAGATTGAAAATCCCGATGGCGTTGGAGAAGTTGGCAACCCGGTATGCGGTGATATGATGACCTTTTACATCAAGGTTGAAAACGGGATTCTTACCGATGTGAAATTCAAAACCTTTGGCTGTGGTGCCGCTATTGCGGTCTCGTCAATGGTCAGCGAAATGGCGAAGGGTAAGACAATTGAGGAGGCGCTGAAGATTACCAACGAGGCGGTTGCTGCCGAACTGGGCGGTTTGCCACCCAATAAACTCCACTGCTCCAACCTCGGTGCTGATGCGCTCCACGCCGCAATCCAGGACTACCTGCGCAAGTCCAGATGTAGTCCCGAATCCGAAAAACCAAAGGGGGAAAAATGAAAGCCAGGCGCACAACGGGCTGTCGCTGCCCCTATTGCGACCAGCCGCTTCTTGAAGAAGAAAATTTCTGTAAACCGTGCGGCGCACAGATTGTTTACTGCCCGGACTGCAATCAACCATTGCCGCAGGGTGCTCGCACCTGCCCGGAATGCGGCAAAGAGATAAAAGAAAATCAAGGGAGGAAAAGATGAACCTGACTCGGGTCGCCGGAACCAACAAAAAACACCGGGTAACGCTATTTGCCCTTTCCACCTGCGGCTGGTGCCGCCGTGCCAAAGATTTGTTAAACAGCCACAACATTGAATACGAGTACATTGATGTTGACCTCTGTGTCGGAAAGGAACGGGAGGAGGTGGTAAATCATGTTCAGCAAATCAACCCCCGGGTCTCATTTCCGACGATTCAGATTGACGACGCGGTCGTGGTCGGTTTTGACGAAGAAAGGATAAAAGAACTTCTTGAAATAAAATGAGCGGTGAACATTTTCCACCGGAAGTAATACAGGTCTACGAACAACTGAACAAGGAAGCCGAAGAAGGTGGCTATCACCTCAATCCCGACAAACAGTTCACTTTGAGACTGATTCAAGGGTTATTGACCAACGAAAAGCGGTTTGGCTATCGCGCCTGCCCGTGCCGCATCGCTTTCGGTGAAAAGTCCAAAGACATTGATATCATCTGCCCCTGCTATTATCGTGACTCCGACCTAGAAGAGTTTGGCGCCTGCTACTGCGCCCTTTATGTCAGCGAGGAATGGATTAATGGTAAAATACCGCACAAGTCAATTCCGGAACGTCGACCTGCGAAATTTATGATTGAAGGCTACTCAGAACCAACATCTTCAGAACAATCTGAAAAACCCTTGAACCGCCTTCCCTATCCGGTCTGGCGTTGCAAAGTTTGCGGCTACCTTTGCGCTCGACCAGAACCACCTGGCAAATGCCCGGTTTGCAAGGCAACAAAGGACCGGTTTGAACGGTTTATGTAAATTAAGAGTTATGCCGATTGTTGAAATTAGCGTTGTGCCGGTCGGAACTGGTTCCACGAGCGTCAGCCAGTATGTCCGGACCGCGCTCGAGGTTATAAAAAAGAGCGGACTCAACTACGAACTCAACCCGATGGGAACCTGTATTGAAGGCGACTGGGACAAAATCTTTGCTGTGATAAAAGAGATTCACGAAACACTCGCCGCGTTGGGCTGCACCCGTTTAGTTACCACGATTAAAATTGACGATCGGCGCGACAAATCGGTTACGATGAAAGAAAAGGTGGCCAGGGTTAAAGATTAACCCCAGCCACCTTCGCCTTCACATCTCAACCACTCTAAGCCATCCCATAATGACCCGGCAATAAACGCCACCCAATCTTCATTCGCCCTGGTTTGGTCGTATACCCAAAATGATGGCAACATCTTTACCTCTATTTACCACCCAGGCCCGACATAATAATCCTGGTCTGCTCCACACGCTCCTGATAAACCTCACTCATCGCCTCGTTATCAAACTGCACCACCTCATCTCTTTTTCCATCACTCCGATGCGACCGAAAAAGCATCACCGCGGTTACGAGCAGCCCTATTCCCACCAAGAAACCTATCAACCGACCAAATCTTGTATCCAGCATCTTACCTCCTCTCATTCGAAAAAATGTGCAGCATCTGTGCCATAATTAATAATATTAGCAAGTAATTATTTTACAATGAGTTACGAATTCAATTCCCAAAACTTGAACCAGAACTGTCTCATCTGGCGATACACTCAGAATTATGATACACATCGAATAACAACTTTAACGCTTTGAAAATATTTAACTTATATCATTGTTAACGATAATGAGACACTAATTTTCTGTAATGAAACACATTTTCGTAACAACTTCAGGCAAAACTTGACAAATGGTTAATTAATATCTATTCTTAAATAGATAATGAGCGGTTCAAAAAAGTATGCGCTTCAGGGGTTGGTTGCCCTTGGCTCTCGGCTCAGAGAGATTCGGATAAACGCTGGCATTTCTCAGATGAAGCTAGCAGAACTGCTGGGCTTAAACCCTACCCACGGTTATAAGTACATCCTCAGATTAGAAAAGGGGCTGGTACCCAATCCAACATTACGGACCATTACCGGATTCCTTGTCGCTTGTGGTGCCACCTGGAAAGACATCGCTGATGTTCTTCCCTCAATTGGAATAAATCCAGCAGCGGAGAGCAAACCCACCCCTTCCGAACCTGTGATAATTCCACCCACAAAATCTACAATAGAAGCCATTTCCTGGGGTGGGTCGCTACCCGAAGAAAGTGAGGAAAAGAAACTGTTTTCCGAACAGTTCTGGCGCCAGGTTAAAATTGCGCAGGACCATCTCTGGGACCTGCTTCGTATATCACACCAGACCGGCATCAAACGCCGGTACTACTTCACCTTTGTCCGCTCGGTCTGTGCCCTGATTACTCGATTCCGCACCGACAAGAAATCGCTGAACAGCGCGCTTGAGAAAATTTTTCTGCGGGCAACCAAACAAGGACTTGACCCTCAAATCCTCGAACAGATCAAACAGGTCTGCCTGAAAATCTTCGGCGCAGAAACCCCCGCCTGATGTTTTTTCTTTTACTCGTAATCGCAGTTAACCCTCCGGTATCTTACAACATTGATGCCCATTTCCTTCCGCGCCATTCTATGTTATCCGGCAGTGCTACGATAACCTTCCGTAATATCTCCTCTGTACCCCAGCAATCGCTTTACCTTTACCTCTACCCTAACGCCTTCCAACACCGCAAAACCCGAATGGCAACTGAACTGATTCAACAGGGCTCTTTTGAATGGGCAAGGCAACCAAAAAGGAGTCATGGTGCGCTTATCATCAAAGATGTCCGTTACAAAGATACACCGTTAAAGTTCCAAATCGACGAAACATTTATGGAAATCTTTCTGCCTTCCGCCCTTGCCCCTGAAGAGTCAATAACCTTGACGCTGTCTTTCACAATCCAAATCCCCGACTTAATACTCAATTTCGGCAGAAAGGGCGCTTTTTTTATCTTAACTCGCTGGTACCCCCAGGTCGTTGCATTTGACCGGTTCGGCTGGCACCGTGGCGACTTTCACCCGCAAGGCGCACCGCCTGGTGCCTTTGCCGACTACGAAGTCAAACTACACCTCCCGGAAAAGTGTGTTGTCGCCACAAATGGAGAGGTCTTAAATCTTTCTGACACCCTCTACTGTTTCCGGGCAGGAAACCTCACCGACTTCGCATTGGTTATCGCTCCGGACCTCATCTCTTACAACGACTCAAAATCCGCCCCCACTCTCAATATATTCTTAACCCGCAACTTCAGCACCCGTGCTCATCAAATTGTCCATCAGGTCCGTCTGATGAACACAGTCTTCACCCATTTCTTTGGCACACCTCCCTTGACGCAACTCACCATCGTTGTCGCGCCCGGCATCACTCAGACGCCCATCTCCGCTCCGGGACTCATCATCATCGGACAACAACCGCTGCCCTTTACCCGGCTCTGGGAAAAAACCCTTGCCCAGGAAATCGCCCGGCAGTTTTTTTCTTTCAACCCGGCACCGGATGCCTTTTGCGATCCGCTCCTTTCCAATGGCATCGCCGCCTATGCCGCTAACCGCTACCTTGAAACAGTTTACGGTGAAAACACCCTGCTTGACCTGCCGTTTTCTCTCCCGTTCCTCAACGGGTTGTCGGACACCTATCTCCACCGTATCTCCTTTTACCTCGCCGCCACCAACAACCTGACCACATCTTTAACCCAACCTGTCGCCAAACCGCTTGCCACCGATGCAATTGTTACCTCCCAAGCCGTCCTTTTGCTGAAATCGCTCGAAAAGGAGATAGGCACCGCCCGCATCGACTCAGCGATTCGCCGCTATCTTGAACTCAACCGCGACCTCCACCCAACAACTCCGGCTTTCATCGCATCCCTTACCCATATCGCTGGACCGGAAAAAGAGGTTATCGTAAACCGGCTTCTCAGCCAAAACGGCAAAGCCGATTTTGCCATCCGCCAGATTCGTCGTACTGACAACAACACTGAAATATCCATCGCGGCAAAGGATGCTTATCCTTTACCGGTCGAAATTAAAACCGTGTTTGCCGATGGCACATCCCGCATCGACACCATACCACTGGAAAACGGTTCTCTATCTCTCTCCCGGGAAAAGAAAATTGCCCATCTCGTCATCGACCCGCACGAAAAAATCCTTGACGCCAACCGCTGGAACAACCATTACCCCCGAAGAGTGGAAATCAAACCCATCTTTGCCCTGCCCAGTTTCGACGCCTATCAGCTATTTTATGGACCCTGGTTCTGGTTTGACAGCTATCGCGGATTTCAACCCGGAGTCTGGCTCGCCGGTAGAAAGTTGCTCGACACCGGACCATTAAAAGGCGAGCACAACTGGGTTATCCTGCAAAACTACGCCTCCCACAAATCCGACTGGCACACCGGCGTCAGCTATCAGACACCGATAATTTTTTACCCGTTTAAGTCCCGAATTTACTTCTCTGGTGACAACTCCTTTCGCGACCGGGGCGTTCGGTTGTATCTTCTTAACGACTTTGGACCGGCATTGCGTCCACCCCAGACCGAGTTTGACTTCGGCTATCGAATTTACGAGCTCCTTGACTCCTCAGGCCGTGACCCCCGTGCCTGGGAACTTGCCCGCATTGCCGAACTCCGGGCTCGCCTCGCCCATAATCTCCAATCTCCGCTTATCAACCTCAACGGTGAACTGCTTTTCAATCAG
The candidate division WOR-3 bacterium DNA segment above includes these coding regions:
- a CDS encoding PTS sugar transporter subunit IIA, translated to MLKKVSELLPRSAIILELNAKEKEAAIKELAAPLVQAGFVTDEAQFVSAILRRENLESTGIGFGVAIPHARTNAAVSTVLAFGRSSTGVDFSSLDGKPSHLIFLIASPETMKREYIWTLAKLSSLLRRDEVRNGLTKAQTVDEVYSIIERYERY
- a CDS encoding cysteine desulfurase — protein: MKQVYFDHASASPVLPEALEAMLPFLKEEFGNPQSFHQYSKKSKEAVEHARQQVARLINAPPESIIFTASASESNNLAIKGFALANKSRGNHIVISAIEHFSVLEPVKTLKRLGFDYTILPVDRFGMVDIDALKKALRKETILVTIMHANNEIGTIEPLKEIVALCHEQNILVHSDGTALLGRLPVDVTDLGVDAYSFSAQSFYGPKGAAALYLKPGKRLVPLIEGGIQEKGRRAGTENVPAIVGMGKAAEICQHQVNQWSQKMQALARRIVTELPQKVERIVFTGHPEKRLPGHISLCVEFVEGEAMLLSLDDQGIAAASGSACTARTLKASHVLLAIGLPHAIAQSSLVLTLGKDNTDDDVDYFLAKFPPIVERLRSFSPLYARYLKGEDPYQFGTVDEEHQTGHEPEHRENIEEG
- a CDS encoding T9SS type A sorting domain-containing protein gives rise to the protein MFYKKVVKVGVLLGIVAVTTLFAAEAGALFASGEVNRSRISPLITGASMHKTIPIPPTDDSSWIKVDSIPLAPIGGSDALCGLKVYGDTIFLVWNRADLPYIVRILNRQTGAVIDSLIGHTVEYKMSPVKVGDTLYVSGFYPSEHIDVYYLPTKTYIRQIGPIGSNRTRGMDWDGSRLWVGDNSTTPPRINLIDRSGTVLKTLTNTGAPLVGWIMDLTLDRMIPNRLWLNDNISDVACYCAFDTVANTFQVLATFTPPAGVGSTAEGIGFYGPDNGYGYCYTNSAYVLWAYKMLVHSPSGTNDIGVSSIKSPTSIVDPNTTITPIARITNFGTAPQSNFPVTCWIDSAGTRIYTANYTYTQILAPGATDSVSFSPNWTAGPAGTNYSIKMFTNLSNDENRINDTARLTSTTFLIRDTLVAPFAIVTPTLDGNIQNAEWSDALKWDISDVLNMQGSGARPAGSCYLYVKHDSSKVYWALDLKAKTTIEDYDQFGCYLDENLSRTWAVDSSEGNHWFVWITGDTVIYRALIGPGNLPSNYWQRWQSGNGISRAGTASGNLQFEAAVQKGTLKWNYNINQTCDTVGFYVYAAAAGSIYWATWPTRMPGAEWNNAARYGTLIFSPDQVGVAEEKRMPISDLRFANPLRLPLVIHTGQRLEVYDISGKLVKDITQARGGSITWDGRDKTGKPVSSGIYFIKLFRNNNTTQTKAVILR
- the mnmE gene encoding tRNA uridine-5-carboxymethylaminomethyl(34) synthesis GTPase MnmE — protein: MRSDTIVAPATPPGVSALAVIRLSGPDTWSVLRRLVPDFPLEKRRGPTLKLVWLKDEKGQPVDHVMITLYPKPRSYTGEDLAEISCHGSPLIIDLITSLCQRYGCRIAEPGEFTRRAVLNGKLTLSQAEALGALVYAQTLPAHRSLIAAYQGATSRLVNELGEKIRELYTLTEYLLGFDEEEKTDETGLNKKSKEIIAQLNQAISQAERNRFLLEPARVTIIGRPNVGKSSLFNRLLGEERAIISPFPGTTRDYLDATTTINGILVRLIDTCGFDPKTRNPLTRLGTRKTEVALKNSDLLLVVFDGSQPAQPQDRSILALTENFPKIYIINKSDLNRHLDNHFLPAPAITLSCKTGTGINRLRRALVRHLSASPIRTTCPVITRRQIEALITCRDRLCASLLSSNLETRSVEIGFALDALNQIDRPLTSEELLNRIFENFCVGK
- a CDS encoding universal stress protein, which codes for MMEKILLWLDHTPAARAAATWTINLAQRLSARVYALYVLPPEGKPATPRTRAQKTDTKKEEEAWELLYEVEDEAFAQDVRISLLFEPGEPLERFREILASYNPDLVVVGADGPFSPVEIIKQSPQPVVFVKKIPALAGNSKED
- the argS gene encoding arginine--tRNA ligase produces the protein MEITYTLFRARQLLIEKFNQLGYTIAPDEIRAPVPGVQADLAIPVFRLAKTLGKNPNELATAISPRLDLSATLFASAKPLNGYINLKFHPERFACAVFADYCAAPDKYGSFTLGKGKTVVIDYSSPNIAKPFSVGHLRSTVIGQALKNILSYLGYQVIGDNHLGDWGTQFGKLLAAYGLWGNETQLNQNPTLHLLDLYVQFHQKAKQDPALEIKARDWFRRLEQGDPEARNRWQQFVLLSLKEFEKIYQLLGITFDVTLGESFYAPFLQDVIDRALQMGVARKQTPPRDEKNIDDEVNPEEPVVLIPLDQMGITVPLILQKSDGTSLYATREIATVEYRIKTWHPEKILYVVGNEQELYFKQFNAALKLLGITTPCIHIGFGLIRLPQGKLSTREGRVILLEDVIKEAIERAKKVVMSRDLPENEKADIARKVGIGAIKYADLSQNRRKDVVFDWDRMLSLDGDSAPYLQYAYTRTRSILRKASPTNLSSANPSLLIAPEEQALLLDIARFPDAILSAAENYEPHRIANHLYNLARDFSTFYDRIPVLNADTGELQLARLALVEMTGTILKTGLGLLGIEVMERM